The Streptomyces sp. NL15-2K genome contains a region encoding:
- a CDS encoding ABC transporter ATP-binding protein, which translates to MYELKDVTKRYTRGKETVDALVGVDLTIADGDRLVIQGPTGGGKSTLLQMLGGLDRPTSGEVVLDGTDMARLSEARLTKVRSENIGFVFQSFNLIPTLTAQENVETALVPLGVKTKERRERAAEALRSVGLGERLGHLPGEMSGGQQQRVAIARALVKQPKVLLADEPTGNLDESMRDEIMDVLERMWKELGLTFIMVTHDSSIAKKAPRVATIRKGKITVKENAAS; encoded by the coding sequence ATGTACGAACTCAAAGACGTCACCAAGCGCTACACCCGGGGCAAGGAAACCGTCGACGCCCTCGTCGGTGTCGATCTGACCATCGCCGACGGCGACCGGCTCGTCATTCAGGGGCCCACCGGTGGCGGCAAGTCCACATTGCTGCAGATGCTAGGTGGGCTGGACCGGCCGACCTCCGGGGAAGTCGTGCTCGACGGCACGGACATGGCCCGGTTGTCCGAGGCGCGGCTCACCAAGGTGCGCAGCGAGAACATCGGTTTCGTCTTTCAGAGCTTCAACCTCATCCCGACGCTCACCGCACAGGAGAACGTCGAGACCGCCCTCGTACCGCTCGGCGTGAAGACGAAGGAGCGGCGCGAGCGGGCCGCCGAGGCGTTGAGGTCGGTGGGGCTCGGTGAGCGGCTCGGGCATCTGCCCGGCGAGATGTCCGGCGGTCAGCAGCAGCGCGTCGCGATCGCTCGCGCGCTGGTCAAGCAGCCGAAGGTGCTGCTGGCCGACGAACCCACCGGAAACCTCGACGAGTCGATGCGCGACGAGATCATGGACGTACTCGAACGCATGTGGAAGGAGCTCGGGCTGACGTTCATCATGGTCACCCACGACTCCTCGATCGCGAAAAAAGCCCCGCGGGTGGCGACGATCCGCAAGGGGAAGATCACGGTGAAGGAGAACGCCGCCTCGTAG
- a CDS encoding S8 family serine peptidase, with translation MTSPASAEGESQTTGATKASLTAKHRITLITGDRVTVDSKGRVVGLDRAKGREHIPVQIRKAGGHTLVIPADAARLVTTGKLDQRLFDITELSKSATRKSQAKGLKVIVGYKGAATGAKADVRDAGKLRQTLETLNADAVQTPHEDAPELWDAVTNGDKTASGIAQVWLDGVRKASLDKSVPQIGAPKAWAAGYDGKGVKIAVLDTGVDATHPDLKDQVIAAKNFTPSADATDKQGHGTHVASIAAGTGAKSGGKYKGVAPGADVLNGKVLDDNGFGDDSGILAGMEWAAEQGAQVVNLSLGGTDTPEVDPLEAAVNKLSAEKGILFAIAAGNSGPESVGSPGSADAALTVGAVDDKDKLADFSSTGPRLGDGAIKPDVTAPGVDTTAAAAKGSAIAQDVGEQPAGYMTISGTSMATPHVAGAAAILKQQHPDWTYAELKGALTGSTKGGKYNPFQQGSGRIQVDKAIKQTVIADPVSVSFGTQQWPHTDDKPVTKPLTYRNLGTKPVTLKLASTVTNPKGQAAPAGFFKLSATTVTVPANGKASVDMTVNTKLGGTVDGAYSAYVTATGGGQSVRTAAAVQREVESYNLTVKHIGRDGKPTDSHSTVLFGYSGLGNGRLLDVPVTGSGTTTMRVPKGAYLLDGWIAEDFAEMKGGLDWVVQPKLTVTKNASVTIDARKTKAAKITVPDAQAKPSSAMISYFYEPGSVGVAVGTGTFADLRMAHQGPEATGLTQTWSGQWTKGAAAEYDVATTAKVKKIQGDKARHFKASELATVKNNLGAAAAGKTGGLVSLGMFAEELIINPPVEQKLPGARTLYLSTSDKIKWSFDFEQYAGKDADGFTILDAYYTLGNPQTFKAGQKYTKTFNTAVFGPKLNAEFGLFREGNGIYGYLPLFADSAGHAGSSDFTAVATTLYRNGAKVGTNDDPLFGEKLFKVPSGDAEYKLTTSVKRSVKVAAASTRIDASWTFRSKKPASGEVKLPASTVRFNAKTGLDSRVEAGKTVSIPVTVEGAAKGSNLKSLTTYVSYDYGQTWKKIPVKNGKITVKNPAKGKAISFHAKIADKKGNKSTISIYNAYYGK, from the coding sequence ATGACCAGCCCGGCGTCGGCGGAGGGGGAGTCACAGACCACCGGCGCCACGAAGGCCTCGCTCACGGCAAAGCACCGCATCACCCTGATCACGGGTGACCGCGTCACCGTCGACTCCAAGGGCCGGGTCGTGGGCCTGGACCGGGCGAAGGGGCGCGAGCACATACCCGTCCAGATCCGCAAGGCCGGCGGCCACACGCTCGTGATCCCGGCCGACGCCGCCCGCCTGGTCACCACCGGCAAGCTCGACCAGCGGCTCTTCGACATCACCGAGCTCAGCAAGTCCGCGACCCGCAAGTCCCAGGCCAAGGGCCTGAAGGTCATCGTCGGCTACAAGGGAGCCGCCACCGGCGCCAAGGCCGACGTCCGTGACGCGGGCAAGCTCCGCCAGACCCTTGAGACCCTGAACGCCGACGCCGTCCAGACCCCGCACGAGGACGCGCCCGAACTGTGGGACGCCGTCACCAACGGCGACAAGACCGCCTCCGGCATCGCGCAGGTCTGGCTGGACGGCGTCCGCAAGGCCAGCCTCGACAAGTCCGTGCCGCAGATCGGCGCCCCCAAGGCGTGGGCGGCCGGCTACGACGGCAAGGGCGTCAAGATCGCCGTACTGGACACCGGCGTCGACGCGACCCACCCGGACCTCAAGGACCAGGTGATCGCGGCCAAGAACTTCACTCCGTCCGCGGACGCCACCGACAAGCAGGGCCACGGCACGCACGTCGCGTCCATCGCGGCGGGCACCGGAGCCAAGTCCGGCGGCAAGTACAAGGGCGTGGCGCCCGGCGCCGACGTCCTCAACGGCAAGGTCCTCGACGACAACGGCTTCGGCGACGACTCCGGCATCCTCGCCGGCATGGAGTGGGCGGCCGAGCAGGGCGCCCAGGTCGTCAACCTCAGCCTCGGCGGCACGGACACCCCCGAGGTGGACCCGCTGGAGGCGGCGGTCAACAAGCTGTCCGCCGAGAAGGGCATCCTCTTCGCGATCGCCGCGGGCAACTCCGGCCCGGAGTCGGTCGGTTCGCCGGGCAGCGCGGACGCCGCGCTCACCGTCGGCGCCGTCGACGACAAGGACAAGCTTGCCGACTTCTCCTCGACCGGCCCGCGCCTCGGCGACGGCGCCATCAAGCCCGACGTGACCGCGCCCGGCGTGGACACGACGGCAGCGGCCGCCAAGGGCAGCGCCATCGCGCAGGACGTCGGCGAGCAGCCCGCCGGTTATATGACCATCTCGGGTACGTCGATGGCGACCCCGCACGTCGCGGGCGCCGCCGCGATCCTCAAGCAGCAGCACCCGGACTGGACGTACGCCGAGCTCAAGGGCGCGCTGACGGGTTCGACCAAGGGCGGCAAGTACAACCCGTTCCAGCAGGGTTCGGGCCGTATCCAGGTCGACAAGGCCATCAAGCAGACCGTGATCGCCGACCCGGTGTCGGTGAGCTTCGGCACGCAGCAGTGGCCGCACACCGACGACAAGCCGGTGACCAAGCCGCTGACGTACCGCAACCTCGGCACGAAGCCCGTCACGCTGAAGCTGGCGTCGACCGTCACCAACCCCAAGGGCCAGGCCGCTCCGGCCGGTTTCTTCAAGCTCAGCGCCACCACGGTGACCGTCCCGGCGAACGGCAAGGCCTCCGTGGACATGACCGTCAATACCAAGCTGGGCGGCACGGTCGACGGCGCGTACTCCGCGTACGTGACCGCGACGGGCGGCGGCCAGAGTGTCCGTACGGCCGCGGCCGTGCAGCGCGAGGTGGAGTCGTACAACCTCACCGTCAAGCACATCGGCCGGGACGGGAAGCCGACGGACAGCCACAGCACCGTCCTGTTCGGCTACTCGGGCCTGGGCAACGGCCGTTTGCTGGATGTTCCGGTCACCGGCTCCGGCACGACGACCATGCGCGTACCCAAGGGCGCCTACCTGCTGGACGGCTGGATCGCTGAGGACTTCGCCGAGATGAAGGGCGGCCTCGACTGGGTGGTCCAGCCGAAGCTGACCGTCACCAAGAACGCCTCGGTGACGATCGACGCCCGCAAGACCAAGGCGGCGAAGATCACGGTCCCGGACGCGCAGGCCAAGCCCTCGTCCGCGATGATCAGCTACTTCTACGAGCCCGGGTCCGTCGGCGTCGCCGTCGGCACCGGCACCTTCGCCGACCTGCGCATGGCCCACCAGGGCCCGGAGGCGACCGGTCTGACGCAGACCTGGAGCGGCCAGTGGACCAAGGGCGCCGCCGCCGAGTACGACGTGGCCACCACCGCCAAGGTCAAGAAGATCCAGGGTGACAAGGCCCGCCACTTCAAGGCGAGCGAACTGGCCACGGTGAAGAACAACCTCGGTGCCGCCGCAGCCGGCAAGACCGGTGGGCTGGTCAGCCTGGGCATGTTCGCCGAGGAACTGATCATCAACCCGCCGGTTGAGCAGAAGCTGCCGGGTGCGCGCACGCTGTACCTCTCGACGTCCGACAAGATCAAGTGGTCCTTCGACTTCGAGCAGTACGCCGGCAAGGACGCGGACGGCTTCACGATCCTGGACGCGTACTACACGCTGGGGAACCCGCAGACCTTCAAGGCGGGCCAGAAGTACACGAAGACCTTCAACACCGCGGTCTTCGGCCCGAAACTGAACGCGGAGTTCGGGCTCTTCCGCGAGGGCAACGGCATCTACGGCTACCTGCCGCTGTTCGCGGACTCGGCGGGCCACGCCGGTTCGTCCGACTTCACGGCGGTCGCCACCACGCTGTACCGCAACGGCGCGAAGGTCGGCACGAACGACGACCCGCTGTTCGGCGAGAAGCTGTTCAAGGTCCCGTCCGGTGACGCCGAGTACAAGCTGACCACCTCGGTCAAGCGCAGCGTCAAGGTCGCGGCCGCCTCCACCCGGATCGACGCGAGCTGGACCTTCCGCTCGAAGAAGCCGGCGAGCGGCGAGGTCAAGCTGCCGGCGTCCACGGTCCGCTTCAACGCCAAGACCGGCCTGGACAGCCGCGTCGAGGCCGGCAAGACGGTGTCGATCCCGGTCACCGTCGAGGGCGCGGCCAAGGGCTCCAACCTGAAGTCGCTGACGACCTACGTGTCGTACGACTACGGCCAGACCTGGAAGAAGATCCCGGTCAAGAACGGCAAGATCACGGTGAAGAACCCGGCGAAGGGGAAGGCCATCTCCTTCCACGCCAAGATCGCCGACAAGAAGGGCAACAAGTCGACGATCTCGATCTACAACGCGTACTACGGGAAGTAA